A single Desulfovibrio porci DNA region contains:
- a CDS encoding helix-turn-helix transcriptional regulator, whose protein sequence is MATDIPSTGFLRLPQVLELFPISKSAWWKGCATERYPKPIKIGPRTTVWRAEDIRAFIENVGREQDDAR, encoded by the coding sequence ATGGCGACTGATATTCCTTCCACTGGTTTTCTTCGTCTTCCGCAAGTTCTGGAGCTTTTTCCCATCAGCAAGAGCGCATGGTGGAAAGGCTGCGCAACCGAACGCTATCCCAAGCCTATAAAAATCGGCCCGCGCACGACCGTCTGGCGCGCCGAGGACATCAGGGCGTTTATTGAAAACGTCGGCAGGGAGCAGGACGATGCCCGATAG
- a CDS encoding protein MobC, whose protein sequence is MTITASQVKKIRLELAKLKPVKVTLDGNRSLTVKEAVFALAPTLERMKKRGFDVQELVKRLHEKGIEVKAPTLAKYLSEVRRQKEKKRDTPRRPRPQTPYCRTHLSVTAKRTETVQISLSPTGSFCRQDRQFFFGHCTLFKAWRRLPIYETLR, encoded by the coding sequence ATGACCATCACCGCCAGCCAGGTCAAGAAAATCAGATTGGAGCTTGCCAAGCTCAAGCCCGTCAAAGTCACTCTCGACGGCAACCGCAGCCTGACCGTGAAGGAGGCCGTCTTCGCACTGGCCCCGACTTTGGAACGGATGAAGAAGCGTGGTTTCGATGTACAGGAGCTTGTCAAACGCCTGCACGAAAAAGGCATTGAGGTGAAGGCACCGACCCTTGCCAAATATTTGAGCGAGGTTAGACGCCAAAAGGAAAAGAAGAGAGACACCCCCCGCCGCCCCAGGCCGCAGACACCGTACTGCCGCACACACCTATCCGTCACAGCCAAAAGGACAGAGACAGTGCAAATTTCATTGTCACCGACAGGGAGTTTTTGTAGACAAGACCGGCAATTTTTTTTTGGGCACTGTACACTTTTTAAGGCTTGGAGGCGTCTTCCGATTTATGAAACTTTACGATAG
- a CDS encoding DUF927 domain-containing protein: MSADILHSFAECLRSAGLEVEAVLADGLLHRCGTADRPHRRDGAYKAFLDAPASIWWKNWRTGDEGTWTAKPEKELCAAQRKALRERLIAAKADTRAEQGRRWKAAAKLATSIWNHAKPAEDDHPYLKRKEVPTIGLRQTDDGRLIVPVLNQSSQIQSLQFILPEKPNEGTDKFFLKGGKTAGGFFSLPAKSGTRDGPLLIAEGYATGTSLHLATGYAVLIAFNAGNLEAVAHTARSRYPDREIILCADNDCETVKPDDMPWNPGKETASRAAQAVGGKLAVCPAHEGKATDFNELHRLRSLEAVRAVVEAARKQDADCPMPEGFFLVPEGKRAGLYKLETKPDGEMNEIRIGPPLAVKGMTRDSEGNEWGLMLEWADPDGKKHTWPMPIELLFRQGADWYSALASGGWFGNPVARKKLVDFLAAVRPARRIRCVPRTGWDNIAYILPDAVYGSTSGENVVLQSAHHSDLYRIAGTLDGWREIAALSIGNSRLSFALCAAFAGPLLRLAGLEGGGFSFEGGSSSGKTTALQIAASVWGGPEHVRSWRATDNGLENIAVLHNDNVLILDEVGQVNGKILAECAYMLANGQGKGRSSREGNLRKSHSWRLLFLSSGELGLADKLAENGLKSRGGQEVRFVGLPVDTSMLTELHGFPHAGAVVNRLKELTSIHYGHAGRAFLHKLTESDTLKTVLSELQLALANTVNRLVPAGADGQVRRVAQRFALCGLAGGLAMQMEILPADFDAPGCAERCFHDWLAARGGIGASEDAAILAAVRLFIEQHGASRFQDLDTQMSTCVNRVGFRRKGEGGCTEFIILPESFRVEVCKGFSERRAARVLAEAGWLKLSQVGRLKCERRLPDLGKVRAYIVVLPEDDGQE; the protein is encoded by the coding sequence ATGAGCGCTGACATTCTGCACAGCTTTGCCGAGTGTCTGCGTTCAGCGGGGCTGGAGGTCGAGGCCGTTCTGGCCGACGGCCTCCTGCACCGTTGCGGCACAGCGGACAGGCCCCACCGCAGGGACGGCGCATACAAGGCGTTTCTGGACGCTCCGGCCTCCATCTGGTGGAAGAACTGGCGCACCGGCGATGAGGGAACGTGGACGGCCAAGCCGGAAAAGGAACTCTGCGCCGCCCAGCGCAAGGCTCTGCGGGAACGCCTTATCGCCGCCAAAGCCGACACCAGAGCTGAACAGGGGCGCCGCTGGAAAGCCGCCGCAAAGCTGGCAACCAGCATCTGGAACCATGCCAAACCCGCTGAGGACGACCATCCCTATCTGAAACGAAAGGAAGTACCGACCATCGGCTTGCGGCAGACTGATGACGGGCGGCTCATTGTTCCCGTCTTGAATCAATCCAGCCAAATACAGAGCCTGCAATTCATCCTGCCGGAAAAGCCTAACGAAGGTACGGATAAGTTTTTTCTCAAGGGCGGCAAAACGGCAGGCGGCTTTTTTTCGCTTCCGGCAAAGAGCGGAACCAGGGACGGCCCGTTGCTCATTGCCGAAGGGTACGCCACAGGGACAAGTCTGCATCTGGCCACCGGATACGCCGTGCTGATTGCCTTCAACGCCGGAAACCTGGAAGCCGTAGCCCACACAGCCCGTTCCCGGTATCCGGATCGGGAAATCATTCTTTGCGCGGACAACGACTGCGAAACCGTTAAACCCGACGACATGCCGTGGAATCCCGGCAAGGAAACGGCTTCCAGAGCGGCGCAGGCTGTAGGCGGCAAACTGGCCGTCTGCCCGGCCCATGAAGGCAAGGCGACGGATTTCAACGAGCTGCACCGGCTGCGTTCCCTTGAGGCCGTCCGGGCCGTTGTGGAAGCGGCACGAAAGCAGGATGCGGACTGCCCCATGCCGGAGGGGTTCTTTCTTGTGCCGGAAGGCAAACGCGCCGGACTGTACAAGCTGGAAACCAAGCCTGACGGGGAGATGAACGAAATCCGCATCGGCCCTCCGCTCGCTGTGAAAGGCATGACCCGCGACAGCGAGGGCAACGAATGGGGCCTCATGCTGGAATGGGCTGATCCGGACGGCAAGAAGCACACCTGGCCCATGCCCATTGAACTGCTCTTTCGACAGGGCGCGGACTGGTACAGCGCCCTGGCTTCCGGCGGCTGGTTCGGCAATCCCGTCGCCAGAAAAAAGCTTGTGGACTTTCTGGCCGCCGTCAGACCTGCCCGACGCATCCGCTGTGTGCCCCGCACCGGTTGGGACAATATCGCCTACATCCTGCCGGATGCCGTGTACGGCAGCACCTCCGGCGAAAATGTAGTTCTGCAATCCGCGCATCATAGCGATCTGTACCGCATCGCCGGAACTCTGGACGGCTGGCGGGAAATCGCGGCACTCTCCATCGGCAATTCGCGCCTGAGCTTTGCCCTGTGCGCGGCCTTCGCCGGGCCGTTGCTGCGTCTGGCCGGTCTGGAAGGCGGTGGTTTCAGTTTTGAAGGCGGATCATCATCCGGCAAGACAACGGCCCTTCAGATTGCCGCGTCTGTCTGGGGCGGGCCGGAACACGTCCGAAGCTGGCGCGCCACAGACAATGGCCTTGAGAATATTGCAGTCCTGCACAACGACAATGTGCTGATTCTGGATGAAGTCGGGCAGGTCAACGGCAAGATTCTGGCCGAATGCGCCTACATGCTGGCCAACGGTCAGGGCAAGGGTCGTTCCAGCCGCGAAGGCAATCTCCGCAAATCCCATTCCTGGCGTCTGCTCTTTCTCTCCAGCGGAGAACTCGGCCTTGCCGACAAGCTGGCCGAAAACGGTCTCAAGTCGAGAGGTGGTCAGGAGGTGCGGTTCGTGGGCCTGCCCGTGGACACGTCCATGCTCACCGAGCTGCACGGTTTTCCTCATGCCGGAGCCGTGGTCAACCGCCTCAAAGAGTTGACCTCCATTCATTACGGCCACGCGGGCCGCGCCTTCCTGCATAAATTGACCGAATCCGACACACTGAAAACAGTTCTGTCCGAGCTGCAATTGGCTCTTGCCAATACGGTCAATCGTCTTGTGCCTGCCGGAGCGGATGGACAGGTGCGGCGCGTGGCCCAACGCTTCGCTCTCTGCGGTCTGGCCGGAGGACTGGCCATGCAGATGGAAATTCTGCCCGCCGACTTTGACGCTCCGGGCTGTGCCGAACGCTGTTTTCATGACTGGCTGGCCGCTCGTGGCGGAATCGGCGCTTCCGAAGACGCCGCCATTCTGGCCGCTGTACGCCTGTTCATTGAGCAGCACGGGGCAAGCCGCTTTCAGGACTTGGACACCCAAATGTCCACCTGCGTCAATCGCGTAGGTTTTCGGCGAAAAGGTGAAGGCGGCTGCACGGAGTTCATTATTCTGCCGGAATCCTTTCGCGTCGAGGTCTGCAAGGGATTTTCCGAACGGCGTGCCGCCCGCGTGCTGGCCGAGGCCGGATGGCTGAAGCTGTCACAGGTGGGGCGGCTCAAGTGTGAAAGAAGATTGCCTGATCTGGGCAAGGTTCGGGCATACATTGTGGTTTTGCCTGAAGATGACGGGCAGGAATAG
- the mobV gene encoding MobV family relaxase — protein sequence MKEDCLIWARFGHTLWFCLKMTGRNSSFLPVSHDRRQWRQWRQVNNAKAFPVANIKTATRIPATDRRHRVMSPLCRCRHCANCDRRRGLCCHSWLVAIVAAVSIEKHHRRKAMSYLVLHMDKFKKDAIRGIQSHNRRERESHSNPDIDYGRSTANYELHESASDNYAQAIQNRIDDLLLVKAVRKDAVRMCGLIVTSDSTFFQKLSPEDTRRFFEESKAFLTDFVGAENVISATVHMDEKTPHMHFLHVPVTPDGRLNANKIYTRQSLRKLQSELPTHLQSQGFAIERGVEQTPGSAKKHLDTREFKQQQEALEKLIQESEAASQNSRQLLSALERHEEELKKRIEKYERQAGEAEKVLQEDSFLPKASLFNYPSVLEKASSLIEELKKALAVKHLVQTEKEILQREVESLHQKQTRLETEYTAHRKQSHEEKEELENQLKKIKRLMAGYREFLLLPEIRPLHIEFVERKRAEQLQRRQEEERQRQEQEARGRERQQARSARGMRMR from the coding sequence GTGAAAGAAGATTGCCTGATCTGGGCAAGGTTCGGGCATACATTGTGGTTTTGCCTGAAGATGACGGGCAGGAATAGCAGTTTTTTGCCTGTCTCGCATGACCGGCGACAATGGCGACAGTGGCGACAAGTCAATAATGCCAAGGCATTTCCTGTCGCCAATATAAAAACGGCAACACGGATACCGGCGACGGATCGGAGACACAGAGTCATGTCGCCGCTTTGCCGCTGTCGCCATTGTGCAAATTGCGACCGGCGACGTGGATTGTGTTGTCACTCATGGCTTGTCGCCATTGTCGCCGCTGTCTCCATAGAAAAACATCATAGGAGAAAGGCTATGTCCTATCTCGTCTTACACATGGACAAATTCAAAAAAGATGCCATTCGCGGCATTCAATCGCACAATCGGCGCGAACGCGAAAGCCACAGCAATCCCGATATTGACTACGGCAGAAGCACGGCGAACTACGAGCTGCACGAATCCGCCTCAGACAACTACGCACAAGCCATTCAGAATCGCATTGACGACCTCCTGCTGGTCAAAGCCGTGAGAAAGGATGCCGTGCGCATGTGCGGGCTTATCGTCACATCGGACAGCACATTTTTTCAGAAACTTTCCCCGGAGGACACCAGACGCTTCTTTGAAGAGAGCAAAGCCTTTCTCACGGATTTTGTGGGCGCGGAGAATGTCATTTCCGCAACGGTTCACATGGATGAAAAGACGCCGCACATGCACTTCCTTCATGTGCCGGTGACGCCGGATGGGCGGCTCAACGCCAACAAAATCTATACCCGTCAGAGTCTGCGAAAGCTGCAATCCGAGCTTCCCACCCATCTGCAAAGCCAGGGCTTCGCCATTGAACGCGGTGTGGAGCAAACGCCCGGTTCCGCGAAAAAGCATCTGGATACCCGCGAGTTCAAGCAACAACAGGAGGCATTGGAGAAACTGATTCAGGAGTCCGAAGCGGCTTCCCAAAATTCACGGCAACTTCTCAGCGCATTGGAGCGGCATGAGGAAGAACTGAAAAAGCGCATTGAAAAGTATGAGCGACAGGCCGGGGAAGCGGAAAAGGTTCTTCAGGAAGATTCCTTTCTACCGAAGGCCTCTCTTTTCAATTACCCGTCCGTGCTTGAGAAAGCCTCTTCCCTCATTGAAGAACTGAAAAAGGCGCTTGCCGTCAAACACCTTGTCCAGACAGAGAAGGAAATTCTGCAACGGGAAGTGGAGTCGTTACACCAAAAACAGACGCGGCTTGAAACGGAATACACGGCCCACAGGAAACAGAGCCATGAGGAAAAAGAGGAGCTGGAAAACCAGTTGAAGAAGATAAAAAGGCTTATGGCAGGCTATCGGGAATTTCTGCTTCTGCCGGAAATCCGGCCGCTGCATATCGAGTTCGTGGAGCGCAAGCGGGCTGAACAGCTTCAGCGCCGTCAGGAAGAGGAAAGGCAGCGACAGGAGCAGGAAGCGCGGGGCAGGGAGCGTCAGCAGGCGCGTTCCGCCCGTGGCATGAGAATGAGGTAA
- a CDS encoding tyrosine-type recombinase/integrase — MPLTDTHIRSLKPDVKPRKYFDGGGLFLFVPANGSKLWRMAYRFDGKSKLLSFGEYPTISLKDARERREEAKRMLSKGIDPSDHKRQLRQARAIAERDSFQNIAREWHETRMAEFSEKHQGTVMYRLETYIFPAIGKTHIAKLETRDVIEVVKPLEQRGNYETSRRVLQIISQVFRYAVITGRAKHNVAADLRGALRPRKTVHRAAVLEPEKVGQLLRDIDAYEGYFPLVCALKLAPLVFTRPTELRAAQWKEFDLEAGEWRIPAERMKMRRQHLVPLSRQAMSILRELQKCSGEGKYLFPSIRTEARSISDATMLNALRRMGYQKHEMSVHGFRSIASTLLNELGYNRDWIERQLAHGEQNEVRATYNYAEYLPERRRMMQEWADYLTRLRDTANQKKAM, encoded by the coding sequence ATGCCTCTTACCGATACCCACATCCGCAGTCTGAAACCCGACGTGAAGCCTCGTAAATATTTCGATGGCGGCGGTCTGTTTCTTTTCGTTCCCGCCAACGGAAGCAAGCTCTGGAGGATGGCCTACCGTTTTGACGGCAAGAGCAAGCTGCTCAGTTTCGGGGAATATCCCACCATATCGCTCAAGGACGCCAGAGAACGCCGCGAAGAGGCGAAACGCATGTTGTCCAAGGGAATCGATCCCTCAGACCATAAACGGCAGTTACGGCAGGCCAGAGCCATCGCGGAACGCGACAGCTTCCAGAATATCGCCAGAGAATGGCATGAAACCCGTATGGCAGAGTTTTCCGAAAAGCATCAGGGAACTGTCATGTACCGGCTGGAGACCTACATTTTTCCGGCCATCGGCAAGACGCATATCGCCAAACTTGAGACACGGGACGTTATAGAGGTCGTCAAGCCTCTGGAACAGAGGGGAAACTACGAGACTTCCCGGAGAGTATTGCAAATCATCAGTCAGGTGTTCCGCTATGCGGTCATCACGGGCCGGGCGAAACACAATGTCGCAGCCGATCTGCGGGGAGCCTTGCGACCGCGAAAAACTGTTCACCGGGCGGCAGTGCTAGAACCGGAGAAAGTCGGTCAGCTTCTGCGGGATATCGACGCCTATGAAGGCTATTTCCCTCTGGTCTGTGCCTTGAAGCTGGCTCCGCTGGTCTTCACCCGTCCCACGGAATTGCGGGCCGCTCAATGGAAAGAATTCGACCTTGAGGCCGGGGAATGGCGCATCCCTGCGGAACGCATGAAAATGCGCCGTCAGCATCTTGTCCCCCTGTCCCGGCAGGCGATGTCCATTCTTCGGGAACTTCAGAAATGCTCCGGGGAAGGGAAATACCTCTTCCCTTCTATCCGCACAGAAGCACGGTCCATTTCCGATGCGACCATGCTCAATGCGCTCCGGCGTATGGGCTATCAGAAACACGAGATGAGCGTACATGGTTTCCGTTCCATCGCTTCCACACTGCTCAATGAACTCGGCTATAACCGGGACTGGATAGAGCGCCAGCTTGCCCACGGTGAACAAAATGAAGTGCGTGCGACATACAATTATGCTGAGTATCTTCCGGAGCGCCGAAGAATGATGCAGGAATGGGCTGACTATCTGACAAGATTACGCGATACAGCCAATCAGAAAAAAGCAATGTAA
- a CDS encoding NlpC/P60 family N-terminal domain-containing protein, which yields MKSCLRLFLPVFCLLLLTACGGKQVPTREGDLPPWMGTVADLRHFPQDLNVYAAEVGSDKPLLDAAEQAAQDARFNRIFFGPWEMGKTSMRKRDVAAIFRKARGFRYGDARWSQDEWDAISRNARLRAFPSRAQAAVIVRNTDLREMPTHETRFSEPTPDPRANPFDYFQYSLLPPGTPVLVAHTSLDGRWHFVECPVAGGWVDAEDVALVDENFKSVWRNSRYAALLRDKVILPGTGRNGGDSRANIGTVLPLAGEDPDGGLRVLTPIKGADGMARSAEITLRGGDAAPKPLPLTPGNVARVGNVMMGQRYGWGGMFGDRDCSALTRELFTPFGLWLPRNSGAQARVGVVQPLEGLSAKEKEALILADGVPFLSLVGMRGHITLYVGKYKGRAAIFHNVWGVRVIENGDDDARFILGRAVVTSITPGAELKNLYRTMTFADRLRTLSTPAEARP from the coding sequence ATGAAATCATGCCTTCGCCTCTTCCTGCCTGTCTTCTGTCTGCTGTTGCTCACGGCCTGCGGCGGCAAACAGGTGCCTACCCGCGAGGGAGATCTGCCGCCCTGGATGGGCACCGTGGCGGATCTGCGCCATTTTCCGCAGGATCTGAACGTCTACGCCGCCGAGGTCGGCTCGGACAAGCCTCTGCTCGACGCCGCGGAACAGGCCGCCCAGGACGCGCGCTTCAACCGGATTTTCTTCGGCCCCTGGGAGATGGGCAAAACCTCCATGCGCAAACGCGACGTGGCGGCCATCTTCCGCAAGGCGCGCGGCTTTAGATACGGCGATGCGCGCTGGAGCCAGGACGAATGGGACGCCATAAGCCGCAACGCCCGTCTGCGCGCCTTCCCTTCGCGCGCGCAGGCCGCCGTCATCGTGCGCAATACGGATCTGCGCGAAATGCCCACGCATGAAACCCGTTTTTCCGAACCCACGCCCGATCCCAGAGCCAACCCGTTTGATTATTTCCAGTATTCCCTGCTGCCGCCGGGCACGCCGGTGCTTGTCGCCCACACCAGCCTGGACGGGCGCTGGCATTTCGTGGAATGCCCGGTGGCCGGCGGCTGGGTAGATGCCGAGGATGTGGCCCTGGTGGACGAAAATTTCAAAAGCGTCTGGCGCAACAGCCGGTACGCGGCACTGCTGCGCGACAAGGTTATTTTGCCCGGAACCGGACGCAACGGCGGCGACAGCCGGGCCAATATCGGCACGGTCCTGCCTCTGGCGGGCGAAGATCCGGACGGCGGCCTGCGCGTGCTGACGCCCATCAAGGGAGCGGACGGCATGGCCCGCAGCGCCGAAATCACGTTGCGCGGGGGCGACGCCGCGCCCAAGCCGCTGCCGCTGACCCCCGGCAATGTGGCCAGGGTCGGCAATGTGATGATGGGCCAGCGCTACGGCTGGGGCGGCATGTTCGGCGACCGGGACTGCTCCGCCCTGACCCGTGAGCTGTTCACGCCCTTCGGCCTCTGGCTGCCGCGCAACTCCGGCGCACAGGCGCGCGTCGGCGTGGTGCAGCCCCTGGAAGGCCTGAGCGCCAAGGAAAAGGAAGCCCTGATCCTGGCCGACGGCGTGCCCTTTTTGAGCCTGGTGGGCATGCGCGGGCACATCACCCTCTATGTGGGCAAATACAAGGGCAGGGCCGCCATTTTCCACAATGTCTGGGGCGTGCGCGTTATTGAAAACGGCGACGACGACGCGCGCTTCATCCTCGGCCGGGCCGTGGTCACCTCCATCACCCCCGGCGCGGAACTGAAAAACCTTTACCGGACCATGACCTTCGCCGACCGGCTGCGCACCCTGTCCACTCCGGCGGAAGCACGCCCGTGA